One genomic window of Myxococcus guangdongensis includes the following:
- the der gene encoding ribosome biogenesis GTPase Der encodes MKPLVAIVGRPNVGKSTLFNRLIGRRLALVEDQPGVTRDRHYADAVWGGRSFTFIDTGGFVPGEKDSLLQQVREQAQLAVEECDVIVFVVDGRDGVTPADVAVASYLRKSGKPVIVAANKLDNTTGTMQALAADFYKLGLGEVHPLSAEHNLGVNGLFDEVVEKLPPKEEGEDDTAPPDDGVIRVAIIGRPNVGKSTLVNAILKEKRVVASDVPGTTRDPIDSPLEYKGKKLLLTDTAGIRRKKTIAHQIEKYSVIAALKVMERSDVAVLLMDATEPAVDQDAKLAGLAEERGRALVIVVNKWDLVDQDQRRQEAFRESLKHALKFVGYAPILFTSALTGSKVEKVVDVAVELAEQFRFRAPTPQLNRLLEHMVDNHPAPIARGKPLRLYYITQVAAAPPTFALTCNYPEGVPDMYKRYITNQLRKTFDLRVPIRLVFKERPGKAKREARKKPHLQGKN; translated from the coding sequence AAGAGCACGCTGTTCAACCGCCTCATCGGCAGGCGCCTCGCGCTGGTGGAGGATCAGCCGGGCGTGACGCGGGATCGCCACTACGCGGACGCGGTGTGGGGAGGCCGCTCGTTCACCTTCATCGACACGGGCGGCTTCGTCCCCGGTGAGAAGGACTCCCTGCTGCAGCAGGTGCGCGAGCAGGCGCAGCTGGCCGTGGAGGAGTGCGACGTCATCGTCTTCGTCGTGGACGGACGCGACGGCGTCACGCCCGCGGACGTGGCGGTGGCCAGCTACCTGCGCAAGAGCGGCAAGCCCGTCATCGTCGCGGCCAACAAGCTGGACAACACCACGGGCACGATGCAGGCCCTGGCCGCGGACTTCTACAAGCTGGGCCTGGGTGAGGTGCACCCGCTGTCCGCCGAGCACAACCTGGGCGTCAACGGGCTGTTCGACGAGGTGGTGGAGAAGCTGCCGCCCAAGGAAGAGGGCGAGGACGACACCGCGCCCCCGGACGACGGCGTCATCCGCGTGGCCATCATCGGCCGGCCCAACGTGGGCAAGAGCACCCTGGTCAACGCCATCCTGAAGGAGAAGCGGGTGGTGGCCAGCGACGTGCCGGGGACCACGCGGGATCCCATCGACTCGCCGCTCGAGTACAAGGGCAAGAAGCTGTTGCTCACGGACACCGCGGGCATCCGGCGCAAGAAGACGATTGCCCACCAGATCGAGAAGTACTCGGTCATCGCGGCGCTGAAGGTGATGGAGCGCAGCGACGTGGCGGTGCTGTTGATGGACGCCACCGAGCCCGCGGTGGATCAGGACGCGAAGCTTGCGGGCCTGGCCGAGGAGCGGGGCCGGGCGCTGGTCATCGTGGTGAACAAGTGGGACCTGGTGGACCAGGACCAGCGTCGCCAGGAGGCCTTCCGCGAGTCGCTCAAGCACGCGCTGAAGTTCGTGGGCTACGCGCCCATCCTGTTCACCTCCGCGCTGACGGGCTCCAAGGTGGAGAAGGTGGTGGACGTGGCGGTGGAGCTGGCCGAGCAGTTCCGGTTCCGGGCGCCCACGCCCCAGCTCAATCGCCTGTTGGAGCACATGGTGGACAACCACCCGGCGCCCATCGCCCGGGGCAAGCCCCTGCGCCTGTACTACATCACCCAGGTGGCGGCGGCGCCCCCGACGTTCGCGCTCACGTGCAACTACCCGGAAGGCGTTCCGGACATGTACAAGCGCTACATCACCAATCAGCTCCGCAAGACGTTCGACTTGCGCGTGCCCATCCGGCTCGTCTTCAAGGAGCGCCCCGGCAAGGCGAAGCGTGAGGCGCGAAAGAAGCCCCACCTCCAGGGCAAGAACTGA